A stretch of bacterium DNA encodes these proteins:
- a CDS encoding IS1380 family transposase, whose amino-acid sequence MKLDSSEILRRRQAELEARLDPSWQPETSEPVFSSHTGDSISYEISGRVTAIDQGGLGVIVQLVQHLGLAEVIDERLHLLKRHLPYHESDHVLNLAYNILAGGQCLEDLEQRRQDLGYLNALDARRIPDPTTAGDFLRRFTAEDVETLMDAANEVRSDLWRAQPPRRRALAWIDVDGTIAETTGECKEGADFAYTRQWGYGPLVVSLANSQEVLYTVNRPANEPSHSGAIRWLDKSVNWARCSGFEQVRLRGDTDFSLTSHFDRWTTDGVQFVFGIDAHPSFVARANALEEADWTRLERRTTQPARARLRLRRKNVKEEKIQEREYKNLRLLREDVAEIPYSPKRARGEYRMVILRKQINVEKGQQKLEDEIRYFFYVTNVSESELKTEEVVFESNARCHQENLIEQLKNGVRATQMPVGDLVANWAYMVIGTLAWNLKAWLSLSLPESALSRALLKMEYRRFVNEVMGIPAQILRTGRYLVYRLLSLGGRWGEFLIQSSQWLRQQPRHA is encoded by the coding sequence ATGAAGCTCGATAGTAGTGAGATCCTCAGACGTCGTCAAGCCGAGTTGGAGGCGCGGCTCGACCCAAGCTGGCAGCCAGAGACCTCCGAGCCGGTGTTCTCCAGCCATACGGGGGACTCGATCTCGTACGAAATCTCTGGTCGGGTCACAGCGATTGACCAGGGAGGCCTGGGCGTCATCGTCCAGCTGGTCCAGCACCTAGGTCTTGCGGAGGTCATTGATGAGCGGCTGCATCTGCTCAAACGGCACTTGCCGTATCACGAGTCCGATCATGTGCTGAACCTGGCCTACAACATCCTGGCGGGAGGTCAGTGCTTAGAGGATCTGGAGCAGCGTCGCCAGGATCTGGGTTACCTGAACGCGCTGGATGCTCGACGGATTCCAGACCCCACGACGGCGGGCGACTTTCTGCGTCGATTCACGGCGGAAGATGTGGAGACGTTGATGGATGCGGCCAATGAGGTTAGAAGCGACCTCTGGCGTGCGCAGCCGCCTCGTCGCCGCGCCCTGGCCTGGATCGATGTCGATGGGACGATTGCGGAGACCACCGGGGAGTGCAAGGAGGGTGCGGACTTCGCCTATACCCGCCAGTGGGGCTACGGCCCCTTGGTGGTGAGTCTGGCGAACAGCCAGGAGGTGCTCTACACCGTGAATCGGCCGGCGAACGAGCCTTCCCACAGCGGGGCGATCCGGTGGCTCGACAAGTCAGTGAACTGGGCGAGGTGCAGCGGTTTCGAGCAGGTTCGGCTGCGAGGAGACACAGACTTCTCTTTGACGTCGCACTTTGATCGCTGGACCACGGACGGGGTCCAGTTCGTCTTCGGTATCGATGCCCACCCGAGCTTCGTTGCTCGGGCAAACGCGTTGGAGGAAGCGGACTGGACTCGACTGGAGCGTCGCACTACACAACCTGCAAGGGCCCGATTGCGGCTGCGTCGGAAGAATGTCAAGGAGGAGAAGATCCAGGAGCGGGAGTACAAGAACTTGCGCTTGCTTCGCGAAGATGTGGCAGAGATTCCCTATTCGCCGAAGCGGGCTCGCGGGGAGTACCGCATGGTGATCTTGCGCAAGCAGATCAACGTCGAGAAGGGCCAGCAGAAGCTGGAGGACGAGATTCGCTACTTCTTCTACGTGACGAACGTCAGCGAGTCGGAGCTGAAAACCGAGGAGGTGGTCTTCGAGAGCAATGCCCGCTGTCATCAGGAGAATCTGATCGAGCAGTTGAAGAACGGGGTGCGCGCGACGCAGATGCCGGTGGGCGACTTAGTGGCCAACTGGGCCTACATGGTCATCGGCACTCTGGCGTGGAATCTCAAGGCGTGGTTGAGTCTGAGTTTGCCTGAGTCGGCGTTGTCGCGGGCTCTGCTCAAGATGGAGTACCGTCGATTCGTCAACGAGGTGATGGGGATCCCCGCTCAGATCCTGCGGACAGGGCGCTACCTGGTCTACCGCCTGCTGTCCTTGGGCGGCCGCTGGGGCGAGTTCTTGATCCAGTCCAGTCAGTGGTTACGACAACAACCTCGACACGCCTGA